From the genome of Kluyveromyces lactis strain NRRL Y-1140 chromosome F complete sequence:
ATTTCGTTGCTGCCAAGAAGATGGGGTTTTTAGCCGATTTCTTAATCAAATATAGTTCCACAAATTGATCCTCGATCttacttttcttctttgatttcgaACTAAGTGTATCCAACACTGACTGGTCAAAAAGTCCCGATATTAGATCTTGAAGTTCAAATTCTGTCACATCATATTTCGGCtcatttgtttcatcaacatcCTTAGAAACCCTCTTACTTGACACAAGTTCTAAACTACCACTATGTCTTGCTAAGAGTAACAGAGAATCAGAAACATGATATATCTTATCAATTCTGTTGGACAAACCTTGGTTTAAATGAATGTCAATATGGAAAGGCTGTAGTGCAGTCTTAATTGAGGTGTTTGTGCCTCTGTTGAaaataatttctttcaatgagCCACTATCATCACTCGCCAATAAAACTCTCATTGTTAGTTCACGTCCTGGTATTTCTAGACGGAGTCTCAACGGCAAGTACTCTTATATATATCGTACCTCATCGCCAGTGTTCTTATGCCAATGATGCGATGAGCTCtaaaatttttcaaaagaaactatCCGGGAATAcaaaatcacgtgactgatATCAAAAGGTAAAGATGGCAGGATGACGGTTAAACCCATGACAACCTTTCGCTCTCAATGTGAACCAGGCTTATGGATTATTTTTAGGTACATCAGGATCGTGTAAATTCCAGCACTGgtcaatgatgaaaatatacaCCGTTTGTTAAAGGTATTAGTCTGTATAGGGGCATTCGTGCAAGTGAAGAAATAttaagaagttgaaaatcGTTCATTATTACTCAGATAATCTATATGTGCATCCCACTTTAATAAGGGTAAAATGATTGTGCATTCTTCTGAATCTACGTTAATTAATCGAACAGTTCATTAGTCGAGAGTCTCCTAATGTCTGATATCGCTGCTCAATTCAAATTGGTCAAAGGATCTATTTATTCTCACTGTTTCAATCAGGACAGAAGCCTTTTGGCAATCACCTATGATACTGATTGTTACGTTTACAAAGTCTCTGCTGCAAAGCAACCTCAATTGGTAGCAGTACTACCAGATCACGACAAGACTGTTACTGctgttgatatttctgTTCACGGTCGTATTGTAACTTGTTCACAAGATCGTAATGCCATTGTGTGGGAGCCCTTATCTAATGGTACTTATAAGCCAACTTTAGTCTTATTGAGAATTAACAGGGCCGCAACCTGTGTTTCATGGGCTTCATCCGGTTACAAGTTTGCAGTCGGTTCTAGTGCTAGAATCATTGCTGTGTGCTACTACGAGCAGGAGAATGATTGGTGGGTTTCCAAGCACATCAAAAAACCTATCAAGTCCACTATCAATGCCTTGTCATGGCACTCAAATTGTGTCCTTTTGGCATGTGGTGGTACTGATGGTTACGCTCGTGTGTTTTCCGGTTTCATTAAGGGATTGGATACCAAGGAACAAGTTGCTGGCTCTCCATGGGGTGAGAAATTCCCATTTGGTTCTTTGGTTAGAGAATGGTACCAGGGTGCCTGGATCCACGATATCAAATGGAGATCTTCCATCGATAAGGTCGCATTTGTCACCCACGATGGTTCCTTGAATATCACTGATTACACTGACGATATTAAGAGTGTAGACAACCCAGAAGGTCTTCCATTCATCACCTTATGTTGGATCAATGATCATGAAATTTTAGCAGCTGGTTTCTCAAATCATCCTGTTTTGTACAGCGAAGGTTCAAGGGGTTGGGAAGTGTCCAAGATTTTGGATAGCCCAGTTAAGAGTGCTGGCAAATTGGTAGCATCAACTGGggatgatgaagaagaaggtgcCTTCGGTATGTCCGCATTGAGAAAGTTCAAGGAATTGGATTTGAAGGGTAAAGTTAGCCAGCAAGAAGAGAAATCTACCCATGTGAACTCAATTACAGAATTGGCTGCTTACAAGGAATCTAACAACAACGTCACtcaagtttcttctgttggTTTGGATGGTAAACTTGTTATATACAAGTTGTAGATATGGACGGTAAACGATTCatctcttcatcaaataGTTGATCAGATCACCCCTATAACTCTTACGTTCAGAGTGAGAATACAATAAAAAAGAGTGGCCttagaaatgaaatatgtATATCTATGTTCATATATATTAAAATGTAATGTTACAACTCTGATTATGATTACAATAATCAGTCCGATTCCGCTCATAGATCTGAAGGTTTTTGTTGGTGATCCATCCGTCGCTGTATCACGAGTGAATATACGCTACCTTTGAGAAGCGTACTTACAAGAGATATTTTCACTTCAATTTCTCGCATCTCTTGTAAAATTGCTTCCGGTTTTGAGTCCTCATGGGTGTTGTTTAGATCTGAAAGTGTTTCGCTCAATTCCCTTAAGGACTCCGCTAGGAAGCGATATTTATCGAGCACACTTCGCTGCAATGGTGTCAGTTCCGAAGACATATTCAAAACACAAATAGTATGTTTCTTTGTAATTTGTACGTAAGCCCAAACCAGTAATGGTTACCTTTGTTGCCTTACCTTACATATTCAATTGGAACTCTATCCGGTAAACTTATGATAACgttatttcatttttggtattttccaatattgaCGAAAAACATAAACGATCGAATCCTGAAAGAATAACAACTCCATCCTTCAAAGTAAGGAATACAAAGCCAACGATTTGAATACAACACCAGCGCTCCTCTATTGCACGAACATCCACTCGAAAACTCTAGTTTCAGGTGTATACACTGAAACAGCGATAAATTTTATTCGAGTAAACggtattcttttctttattcatttgtgttcaatttcaataatgtCACAGCAGTCCTCTCAGCAACAATCTTATACAATTTGGTCCCCGCATGATACGGTGAAGGATGTGGCAGATTCACTCGGAATCTCAAATACAAATGATGACGTGTTGAGGTCATTGGCGATGGATGTCGAGTACCGTATTTTGGAAATCGTGGAACAAGCGGTGAAATTTAAGAGACACAGTAAGCGATCTACTTTGACTACAAGCGATGTTGCGAAAGCTTTACGTGTCCTTAACGTCGAGCCATTGTATGGATTCGAGGAAGGATCAGCGAAAAATGAGCCCGTTAAGTTCAATAAGTTGGAGGGCGCTAATGGGCAGACGCTTTATTACCTAGATGATGAGGAGATcgattttgaaaaattgatcaataCTCCATTACCAGAAGTTCCAAGATTACCAACGTTCACGGCGCATTGGCTAGCGGTAGAAGGAATTCAACCTGCCATTCCACAAAATccaaatatcaatgaactAAGGCTGAGTCAAGTTCCGTTGCAAAGAGGAGCAATAGTCTCACCATTAAACGAAACTTCTGTTCAAACCTCTTTACAAACAAATGTCAATGAAGAAAGACAGGCCACCGCAAATGGACCTATCTCGACACAAGTGAAACCAGGTGCAGCAAGTGAAGCTAAGCCATTGGTCAAACACGTTTTGTCTAAAGAATTACAGATATATTTCGAAAAAGTTGCTAGTGCACTTACATCgaaggaagaagatatcaattCACAACGGATGAGAGCAGCAGCTTTAACTTCGTTGAAGTCTGACACAGGACTACATCAGCTTGTTCCATATTTCATACAGTTTATCGCAGAGCAGATTACTCACCATTTAGAGGATTTGGAGTTGTTAACTACAATGTTGGAAATGATATATTCGTTATTGAGTAATCAATCAGTATTTTTGGATCCTTACATTCATTCTCTAATGCCTTCTATCTTAACACTACTATTAGCGAAGAGACTTGGTGGTAATGGCTCGAAAAACTCATCTGACGACAAGATTGTTGACCAgcaaaataaaaaagagtTTTTAGAGAAGACTAATGCTGTCCGTGATTTTGCTAGCTCTTTACTCGATCACGTCTTGAAAAAGTTCCCAAAGGTTCACAAATCGTTGAAACCTCGTGTTACTAGAACTTTACTTAAGACATTCTTGGATATCAATAGATCATTCGGTACTTACTATGGTTGTGTACGTGGTGTTTCTGTCCTCGGTAACGAAACAATAAGATTCTTTTTAGGCAATTTACAAAACTGGTCGAAACTAGTTTTCGAGGAATATGACAGAAGCCAATCGGAAGACAGCAAGAGCGGAAAGAACCTAACTGACTTGGAGATAAAATTATTGTCAACAGTGATAGTGTCCACTTTAGAGAACTTGAAATCTGATCTTCCATCTTCATACAACCCTTCTGGTGATTTTAGTGAGGAGGACAAAACTCGTTTGAGAGAAAGATGCGGAATTACTGTCGGCAACGTAATACTGGAAAGAGACGATGCAAAGACTCTATACGATGCTATATTTTTTGGTGAGCTTTAGACATCAAATATGTAAATATTGTAACGAATATACGTATTAACTACGGCGCAAATAATCTCCTACGGACGTGCCTGGTTTTAACCTTTACTGGCGATGCCCTAACTGGTGTTTCTGAAACAACTGAAGGGGAAGCCACCAACACTGGGGtgtccttcttttcctctaTAGGTTTGATCGGAGTTGCTGTAACATGTATATCCTGCTgtttatcatcaaatccGGTTTCTGAGATATAGCTAGCAAGTTTACGTTTACCAACTCGTTGGAAAGAGTTATTATGAGATTGAGAGATATTGATAGCTTTTCCGTTTACCAAAACAGTTCTAACAGTGCTGAACTCCTCCAATATTTGTTGTCTTTGCTTGACAATATCGTCTAAAGAAAGATCTTGCACAGACATTTGTCTTTTTTGAAGGCGATTCAGTTTCAAATCCGACGACGACCTTGACGCCATTTTgggtttcttctttgttgttTCCTCCTCCAAAAACTCTACAAGGTTTGAGTTCGTTCTAGTTCTTAATAATGGAGGCATTTGTGGCGAAGAGCGCTTTCCATCGCTGACTGAAGATATTGATCCAGCTCTTGATCTGTTAGAATTAGTTTGCTGCGCATTTGTCATGggttttttttccatagTAGGTCCCTTGATTTTATTCGTTATGAAAGTG
Proteins encoded in this window:
- the ARC40 gene encoding Arc40p (highly similar to uniprot|Q754U3 Ashbya gossypii AFL022W AFL022Wp and similar to YBR234C uniprot|P38328 Saccharomyces cerevisiae YBR234C ARC40 Essential subunit of the ARP2/3 complex which is required for the motility and integrity of cortical actin patches); this encodes MSDIAAQFKLVKGSIYSHCFNQDRSLLAITYDTDCYVYKVSAAKQPQLVAVLPDHDKTVTAVDISVHGRIVTCSQDRNAIVWEPLSNGTYKPTLVLLRINRAATCVSWASSGYKFAVGSSARIIAVCYYEQENDWWVSKHIKKPIKSTINALSWHSNCVLLACGGTDGYARVFSGFIKGLDTKEQVAGSPWGEKFPFGSLVREWYQGAWIHDIKWRSSIDKVAFVTHDGSLNITDYTDDIKSVDNPEGLPFITLCWINDHEILAAGFSNHPVLYSEGSRGWEVSKILDSPVKSAGKLVASTGDDEEEGAFGMSALRKFKELDLKGKVSQQEEKSTHVNSITELAAYKESNNNVTQVSSVGLDGKLVIYKL
- the DAD3 gene encoding Dad3p (similar to uniprot|P69850 Saccharomyces cerevisiae YBR233W-A DAD3 Essential protein component of the DASH complex involved in spindle integrity and kinetochore function interacts with Duo1p and Dam1p localizes to intranuclear spindles and kinetochore) encodes the protein MSSELTPLQRSVLDKYRFLAESLRELSETLSDLNNTHEDSKPEAILQEMREIEVKISLVSTLLKGSVYSLVIQRRMDHQQKPSDL
- the TAF6 gene encoding TATA-binding protein-associated factor TAF6 (similar to uniprot|P53040 Saccharomyces cerevisiae YGL112C TAF6 Subunit (60 kDa) of TFIID and SAGA complexes) is translated as MSQQSSQQQSYTIWSPHDTVKDVADSLGISNTNDDVLRSLAMDVEYRILEIVEQAVKFKRHSKRSTLTTSDVAKALRVLNVEPLYGFEEGSAKNEPVKFNKLEGANGQTLYYLDDEEIDFEKLINTPLPEVPRLPTFTAHWLAVEGIQPAIPQNPNINELRLSQVPLQRGAIVSPLNETSVQTSLQTNVNEERQATANGPISTQVKPGAASEAKPLVKHVLSKELQIYFEKVASALTSKEEDINSQRMRAAALTSLKSDTGLHQLVPYFIQFIAEQITHHLEDLELLTTMLEMIYSLLSNQSVFLDPYIHSLMPSILTLLLAKRLGGNGSKNSSDDKIVDQQNKKEFLEKTNAVRDFASSLLDHVLKKFPKVHKSLKPRVTRTLLKTFLDINRSFGTYYGCVRGVSVLGNETIRFFLGNLQNWSKLVFEEYDRSQSEDSKSGKNLTDLEIKLLSTVIVSTLENLKSDLPSSYNPSGDFSEEDKTRLRERCGITVGNVILERDDAKTLYDAIFFGEL